A window of the Isosphaera pallida ATCC 43644 genome harbors these coding sequences:
- a CDS encoding PSD1 and planctomycete cytochrome C domain-containing protein: MMIVPILGSLRVWVGAAVAVAWLAGLAPAPAWADGQDAPTVPTIDFDRDIRPILSNTCYHCHGPDPTTRKAGLRLDSKPDAFATLRSGSRAIVPGNPDESELLLRITAEPDDPGKMPPPEAPNQLTPDQIQILTAWIQQGAPWTEHWAFLPPRRPTPPSIKPIPGDHAEPIRNPIDAFIRDRLQREGLVPNPVADPVTLIRRVTLDLTGLPPTPDEIDAFVAETARDPAAYDKLVDRLLESPRHAEHQARLWLDAARYGDTHGLHLDNERSIWPYRDWVIEAYRKNLPFNQFVIEQLAGDLLPNATVSQKVASGFNRCNVTTSEGGAIDAEFDFRYAVDRAETVGTVFLGLTAGCAVCHDHKYDPLTQKEFYQLYAFFYNMADAAMDGNALLPPPSIKVPTPEQERALAEARDRWEKAEAAFNQALATLPYRDPVGPTQLAELTNGLPRYQVWIDDDLPDGAKPTANGTQPWTFITKDQGPVFLGQRAHTRTAQGLDQHYFTDAAFGLTIDEGDRLFAYVWIDPQNPPKAIMLQFHAQGNWNHRVHWGENLIPFGEINTPANRPMGPLPPPGKWVRLEVDAAQVGLTPGMVVDGWAFTQHDGTVYWDAAGIVSGLPQGPQVRESLALWSERERRRPSADLPNPVKQALAVEPEKRDDSQRATIRMHFLAKVHPLTQAALAAVQSERDQARSAFEAADAAIPATLISQERAERRQAYVMERGQYDRPTEPVQPGVPSWLPPLPPDAPPNRLGLALWLTRPDHPLTSRVTVNRFWQQCFGVGLVKTTEDFGVQGDRPSHPDLLDWLAVEFVESGWNVRHLLKLIVSSATYRQSSVIDPSRLELDPSNRWLSRAPRFRLDGEVIRDQALLVSGLLVERIGGKSVKPYQPSGLWEAVGFTSSNTAKFVQDHGEALYRRSLYTFWKRTSPPPMLQLFDAPTRESCVVRRPRTNTPLQALALMNDIQFVEAARVMAARLLDPAAAYSPTALSPASADESRLVWGFRLVVGREPTTNELAILQTQLSTHRHHYAAHVEQARRLVKIGEAPAVEHFDPVEHAAWTMICNLLLNLDEALTRP; the protein is encoded by the coding sequence ATGATGATCGTGCCCATCCTCGGTTCGTTGCGTGTTTGGGTCGGCGCGGCGGTTGCCGTGGCTTGGTTGGCTGGATTGGCCCCGGCCCCGGCTTGGGCGGATGGGCAAGACGCCCCGACCGTGCCCACCATTGACTTCGACCGGGACATCCGCCCGATCCTCTCCAACACCTGCTACCACTGCCACGGACCTGACCCAACCACCCGCAAGGCCGGACTGCGACTCGACTCCAAACCCGACGCCTTCGCCACCCTCCGGTCCGGCTCACGCGCCATTGTCCCAGGTAACCCCGACGAGTCCGAACTCCTCCTGCGAATCACCGCCGAGCCGGACGACCCCGGCAAAATGCCCCCGCCCGAGGCACCCAACCAACTCACCCCCGACCAGATCCAAATACTCACCGCCTGGATTCAACAAGGCGCGCCCTGGACCGAACATTGGGCCTTCCTGCCACCGCGACGACCCACGCCCCCCTCAATCAAGCCCATCCCCGGCGACCACGCCGAACCCATCCGCAACCCCATCGACGCCTTCATCCGCGACCGTCTGCAACGCGAAGGACTGGTCCCCAATCCCGTTGCCGATCCGGTCACCTTGATCCGTCGCGTCACCCTCGACCTGACTGGCCTGCCACCCACGCCCGACGAAATCGACGCCTTCGTGGCCGAAACGGCCCGTGATCCAGCAGCCTACGACAAGCTGGTGGATCGTCTTCTCGAGTCGCCCCGACACGCTGAACACCAAGCGCGGTTGTGGTTGGATGCGGCCCGCTACGGCGACACCCACGGCCTTCACCTCGACAACGAACGGTCGATTTGGCCGTATCGGGATTGGGTCATCGAGGCGTACCGCAAAAATCTGCCGTTCAACCAATTTGTGATCGAGCAATTGGCGGGGGATTTGCTGCCCAACGCGACGGTCAGTCAGAAAGTGGCCAGCGGCTTCAACCGCTGCAACGTCACCACCAGTGAGGGTGGAGCTATCGACGCGGAATTCGATTTCCGCTACGCGGTCGATCGAGCCGAGACGGTTGGGACGGTCTTTCTAGGTCTGACCGCCGGATGCGCGGTTTGTCACGACCACAAATATGATCCGCTGACTCAAAAAGAGTTCTATCAACTTTACGCTTTCTTCTACAACATGGCCGATGCCGCGATGGATGGCAACGCTTTGTTGCCGCCGCCGTCGATCAAGGTGCCCACTCCCGAACAGGAACGAGCATTGGCCGAGGCCCGCGACCGTTGGGAGAAGGCCGAGGCCGCGTTCAACCAGGCGCTCGCCACCCTCCCCTACCGCGACCCGGTTGGCCCGACGCAACTGGCCGAATTGACCAATGGGCTGCCGCGTTATCAGGTCTGGATTGACGACGACCTGCCCGACGGTGCCAAGCCCACCGCCAACGGCACCCAACCCTGGACCTTCATCACCAAGGATCAGGGACCGGTCTTCCTGGGCCAACGGGCCCACACCCGCACTGCCCAGGGTCTCGACCAACATTATTTCACCGACGCCGCGTTTGGCCTGACCATCGACGAGGGGGACCGACTCTTTGCCTACGTCTGGATCGACCCCCAAAACCCACCTAAGGCCATCATGCTCCAATTCCACGCCCAAGGAAATTGGAATCATCGCGTCCACTGGGGTGAGAATCTCATCCCCTTTGGAGAAATCAATACCCCCGCCAACCGACCAATGGGTCCCCTGCCTCCTCCCGGAAAGTGGGTTCGACTCGAAGTGGACGCCGCCCAGGTTGGATTGACCCCCGGCATGGTGGTCGATGGTTGGGCCTTCACCCAGCACGATGGGACGGTTTACTGGGATGCCGCCGGCATTGTCTCGGGATTGCCTCAGGGTCCCCAGGTCCGCGAGTCGCTGGCGTTGTGGTCGGAACGGGAACGGCGACGCCCCTCCGCCGATCTGCCCAACCCTGTTAAACAGGCGCTGGCGGTCGAGCCGGAAAAACGGGACGACTCCCAACGCGCGACGATTCGAATGCACTTTTTGGCAAAGGTCCATCCGCTCACTCAAGCGGCCCTCGCCGCGGTCCAATCCGAGCGCGACCAGGCCCGGTCGGCGTTTGAAGCCGCCGACGCGGCGATTCCCGCCACGTTAATCAGTCAGGAACGTGCGGAGCGCCGCCAGGCGTATGTGATGGAGCGTGGTCAATACGACCGGCCCACCGAGCCGGTTCAACCTGGGGTTCCCTCCTGGTTGCCACCCTTGCCCCCGGACGCCCCGCCCAACCGCCTGGGACTGGCCCTTTGGTTGACCCGACCTGACCACCCTCTCACCTCCCGCGTCACCGTCAACCGCTTCTGGCAACAGTGCTTTGGCGTTGGTTTGGTTAAGACCACCGAAGATTTCGGCGTGCAAGGCGATCGTCCCAGCCACCCCGACTTGCTCGACTGGTTAGCTGTTGAGTTTGTTGAATCGGGCTGGAATGTGCGTCACCTGCTCAAATTGATCGTCAGCTCGGCGACCTATCGACAATCCTCGGTGATCGACCCATCGCGGTTGGAGCTGGATCCATCCAACCGCTGGCTGAGCCGGGCGCCGCGGTTCCGGTTGGACGGCGAAGTGATCCGCGACCAAGCGTTGCTGGTTTCGGGTCTGCTAGTCGAGCGAATCGGCGGCAAGAGCGTCAAACCGTATCAACCCAGCGGCCTGTGGGAAGCCGTCGGGTTCACCAGCAGCAACACCGCCAAATTCGTTCAGGATCACGGCGAGGCGTTGTATCGTCGCAGCCTGTACACGTTCTGGAAACGCACCTCGCCCCCACCGATGCTCCAACTCTTTGACGCCCCCACCCGTGAGTCGTGCGTGGTGCGTCGTCCTCGTACCAACACCCCGCTGCAAGCCTTGGCGTTGATGAACGACATCCAGTTTGTCGAAGCCGCCCGCGTCATGGCCGCCAGGCTGCTCGACCCGGCCGCGGCCTACTCCCCGACGGCCCTCAGCCCTGCCTCTGCTGACGAGTCTCGCTTGGTTTGGGGCTTCCGCCTCGTGGTGGGACGCGAACCCACGACCAACGAACTGGCCATCCTCCAGACTCAACTGTCCACCCACCGGCACCACTACGCCGCTCACGTCGAGCAGGCCCGTCGTCTGGTCAAGATAGG
- a CDS encoding DUF1501 domain-containing protein, whose amino-acid sequence MTRPSKRRAYCDGISRRGFLQLGGLWTTAGYLGLADLFRIEARAAQAARETDRAQSGNRPRKQGLGHKAVINVFLGGGPPHQDMFDLKPEAPAEIRGEFKPIETNVPGIWIGECFPRLAKLMDKAVIIRSIVGAVDRHESFQCFTGWTPDNLRSIGGRPSLGAVVSKLNGPVDPAVPPFVGLAPKTGHAPWGDPGGVGFLGAAYAPFRPDGPAMTNMTLNGVTLDQWNDRRGLLASFDHMRRDLDADGTLTGVDAATQKAFEVLTSSRLLDALDLSKEDPAIIQRYGDGKPYNYQYDGAPTANDHLLIARRLIEAGVRCVTLSYGRWDSHGQNFDLVRDHGSKLDQALSALIEDLDQRGLLDDVAVIAWGEFGRTPRINNQAGRDHWPPVSCAFLAGGGLRGGQVIGSTNRLGEYAKDRPVHVQEVLATLYHVLGIDTTSTTLQDPTGRPQYLVEKPPIRELI is encoded by the coding sequence ATGACGCGACCCAGCAAGCGACGGGCCTATTGCGATGGAATCTCCCGACGCGGTTTCCTGCAACTGGGTGGCCTGTGGACCACCGCGGGCTACCTGGGATTGGCCGACCTCTTTCGGATCGAAGCGCGGGCTGCTCAGGCGGCTCGGGAAACCGATCGCGCACAAAGCGGTAACCGACCCCGCAAACAAGGGCTGGGTCACAAGGCGGTCATCAACGTCTTTTTGGGCGGCGGACCACCCCACCAGGACATGTTCGACCTCAAGCCCGAAGCTCCCGCCGAGATTCGCGGCGAATTCAAGCCGATCGAAACCAATGTGCCGGGCATCTGGATTGGCGAGTGCTTTCCACGTCTGGCCAAGCTCATGGACAAAGCGGTGATCATCCGGTCGATTGTTGGCGCGGTTGACCGTCACGAGTCGTTCCAATGCTTCACCGGCTGGACACCCGACAATCTGCGCTCGATCGGCGGCCGTCCTAGCCTGGGCGCGGTGGTCTCCAAGCTCAACGGTCCGGTCGATCCAGCAGTGCCGCCGTTCGTTGGACTCGCTCCCAAGACCGGGCATGCTCCTTGGGGCGATCCCGGCGGGGTTGGCTTCCTCGGCGCGGCCTACGCGCCGTTCAGGCCCGATGGACCGGCCATGACCAACATGACCCTCAACGGCGTCACCCTCGACCAATGGAACGATCGCCGTGGCCTGCTCGCCTCGTTTGACCACATGAGGCGCGACCTCGACGCCGACGGCACGCTCACCGGCGTGGACGCCGCCACCCAAAAAGCGTTCGAGGTGCTGACCTCCAGCCGTCTGCTCGACGCGCTCGACCTCTCCAAGGAAGACCCCGCCATCATCCAACGCTACGGCGACGGCAAACCCTACAACTATCAGTACGACGGCGCTCCCACGGCCAACGATCATCTCTTGATCGCCCGCCGCCTCATCGAAGCCGGCGTGCGCTGCGTGACCCTCAGCTATGGACGTTGGGACAGCCACGGCCAGAACTTCGACCTGGTGCGCGACCACGGCTCCAAACTCGATCAGGCCCTCAGCGCCCTCATCGAAGACCTCGACCAACGCGGATTGCTCGACGACGTGGCGGTGATCGCCTGGGGCGAGTTCGGTCGGACCCCGCGGATCAACAACCAGGCCGGACGTGACCACTGGCCTCCGGTCAGCTGCGCCTTTTTGGCCGGCGGCGGTTTGAGGGGCGGTCAAGTTATCGGCTCCACTAACCGCCTGGGCGAATACGCCAAGGACCGCCCGGTTCACGTCCAGGAAGTCCTAGCCACCCTCTATCACGTCCTAGGCATCGATACCACCTCAACCACCCTGCAAGACCCCACTGGACGGCCCCAATACCTCGTCGAGAAGCCCCCTATCCGCGAACTTATCTAA
- a CDS encoding CPBP family intramembrane glutamic endopeptidase, with protein sequence MSRRSSTLSHPPTMRKHAVLSYFVLAFAFSWSYWLYLLLKGDRVQPGSSATHLPGLLGPFLAALVVTAVVDGVGGLRCLLLSCVRLPSPRLPSLLLATSPLLFGVAAYAILSLFGVPPPTLDDLNTYPGVPEGWPPAASLLFVLILNGIGEEGGWRGFALPRLARGRSKLHASLLVAGMWLLWHLPLFALNASMAALLGPALLGWALGLASGSIVLAWIFFRVQSVFVVAIWHTSFNLLVATAPGRGLVAALASTVVMVLGVLIAARWLWWRDPPGSEGPLSTVSSEG encoded by the coding sequence TTGTCGCGCCGATCTTCCACCTTGTCCCACCCCCCAACCATGCGGAAACACGCTGTTCTGAGCTACTTCGTGCTGGCCTTCGCGTTTTCCTGGTCCTACTGGCTGTATCTGCTGTTGAAAGGGGATCGCGTTCAACCCGGTTCAAGCGCGACCCACCTGCCGGGGCTTCTCGGCCCGTTTCTGGCCGCGTTGGTTGTCACGGCGGTTGTGGACGGCGTCGGCGGCCTGCGTTGCTTGCTCCTCAGTTGCGTTCGCCTGCCGTCGCCTCGCCTCCCATCGTTGCTGCTCGCGACGTCGCCACTTCTCTTCGGCGTTGCCGCGTATGCCATCCTCTCGTTGTTCGGGGTTCCACCACCCACGCTGGACGACCTCAACACCTATCCAGGCGTTCCTGAGGGTTGGCCTCCGGCCGCGTCGTTGCTGTTCGTGTTGATTCTGAACGGCATCGGCGAGGAGGGGGGATGGCGTGGCTTCGCATTGCCTCGACTCGCGCGGGGTCGCTCGAAGCTGCACGCCTCCCTGCTCGTCGCGGGCATGTGGCTGCTTTGGCACCTGCCGCTGTTCGCTCTGAATGCAAGCATGGCCGCTCTACTTGGTCCGGCGCTCCTCGGCTGGGCGCTTGGCCTTGCGTCCGGTTCGATCGTCTTGGCGTGGATCTTCTTTCGTGTTCAGAGCGTCTTCGTCGTTGCGATCTGGCACACCTCCTTCAACCTTCTCGTGGCCACGGCACCCGGCCGTGGACTGGTCGCCGCCCTCGCAAGCACGGTCGTCATGGTCCTGGGTGTCCTCATCGCGGCGCGCTGGCTCTGGTGGCGCGATCCCCCGGGCTCTGAAGGACCGCTCTCAACCGTATCAAGCGAGGGTTAA
- a CDS encoding sulfotransferase domain-containing protein gives MDLICGGMYRSCSTWQYEVATALLRRFARGGVEPLGYLTGAEYARLSRATREPIRGWRVLKSHEESPVLARVLRRGEARALYSFRDVREVVFSMLHKRRESFETFLYAGRLHQILVNDRFWRNQPGVLIQRYDDLTARPAEGVSQIARFLGLEGVTPEACQAIAQEFSKEANLERTRQLRERLTAQGVDLDDPANALVWDRETLLHWNHVRESAPTWRDLATPAQRRILGAVCGSWLIEQGFETDDRWIVAAVPADRAPRWRLDPAERAAVRRGLRANWALRTSLRHPVLVATLKRWLKQS, from the coding sequence ATGGATCTGATTTGCGGCGGGATGTATCGGTCTTGCTCGACCTGGCAATATGAGGTGGCCACAGCGCTGTTGCGACGGTTCGCTCGGGGGGGAGTCGAGCCGTTGGGCTATCTCACCGGAGCAGAGTACGCTCGCTTGTCCCGCGCGACCCGCGAACCGATCCGGGGTTGGCGGGTGCTGAAGAGTCACGAGGAAAGTCCGGTCCTAGCCAGGGTGTTGCGAAGGGGCGAGGCCCGCGCCTTGTATTCGTTTCGGGATGTACGCGAGGTGGTCTTCTCGATGCTCCATAAGCGGCGGGAGTCGTTCGAGACCTTTCTGTACGCGGGCCGTTTGCATCAAATTTTGGTCAACGACCGCTTTTGGAGAAACCAACCCGGCGTCCTTATCCAGCGCTACGACGACCTCACGGCCCGCCCGGCTGAGGGGGTCAGTCAGATCGCGCGGTTCTTAGGGTTGGAGGGGGTCACACCCGAAGCATGCCAGGCGATCGCGCAGGAGTTTTCCAAAGAGGCCAATCTGGAACGCACTCGCCAACTCCGGGAGCGTCTCACTGCCCAGGGGGTCGATTTGGACGACCCAGCGAACGCTTTGGTTTGGGACCGCGAAACCCTGTTGCACTGGAACCACGTCCGCGAGTCCGCTCCCACTTGGAGGGATCTGGCGACGCCGGCCCAGCGGCGGATTCTGGGCGCGGTTTGCGGCTCTTGGTTGATCGAACAGGGTTTCGAGACCGATGACCGTTGGATTGTCGCCGCCGTTCCCGCCGATCGCGCTCCACGTTGGCGACTCGACCCAGCCGAACGCGCGGCCGTGCGTCGCGGCCTTCGGGCCAACTGGGCGTTACGCACCTCGTTGCGTCACCCCGTCCTCGTCGCCACGCTGAAACGTTGGTTGAAACAATCCTAA
- the pstB gene encoding phosphate ABC transporter ATP-binding protein PstB — translation MSTPLQDALGTPASSQTTTALLINCAIDRLYYGDFLAVRDSHVPITKGTITAFIGPSGCGKSTVLRCLNRMNDLIRGFRLEGQVLLNGHDIYAPEVDPVAVRRTIGMVFQQPNPFAMSIAKNVGFGLRLNRFKGNHQERIRESLEAAALWDEVKDKLHSSGLSLSGGQQQRLCIARAIATRPEILLMDEPCSALDPIATKKIEDLMLELKKDYTIVIVTHNMDQARRVADYTAFFYVDTTQGGRTGHLIEYGPTYQLFENPLHETTARYIRGEFS, via the coding sequence ATGTCCACCCCTCTTCAGGACGCCTTGGGAACCCCGGCGTCATCCCAGACCACCACCGCCCTTCTGATCAACTGCGCGATTGATCGGCTGTATTACGGTGACTTTTTGGCGGTGCGCGACTCCCATGTGCCAATCACCAAGGGTACGATCACGGCCTTCATTGGTCCTTCCGGCTGTGGCAAAAGCACGGTGCTGCGTTGCCTGAATCGCATGAACGACCTGATCCGCGGCTTCCGCCTCGAAGGTCAGGTGTTGTTGAACGGCCACGACATCTACGCCCCCGAAGTCGATCCGGTGGCGGTGCGCCGGACCATCGGCATGGTCTTCCAACAACCTAACCCCTTCGCCATGAGCATCGCCAAAAATGTCGGCTTTGGGCTACGGCTCAATCGATTCAAGGGGAATCATCAGGAACGCATCCGCGAATCTCTTGAAGCCGCCGCGCTCTGGGACGAGGTTAAAGATAAACTGCACTCCTCCGGCCTGTCGCTCTCCGGCGGTCAACAGCAACGCCTCTGCATCGCGCGGGCCATCGCCACCCGTCCAGAAATCCTCTTAATGGACGAGCCATGCTCGGCGCTGGATCCAATCGCCACCAAGAAGATCGAAGACCTCATGTTGGAACTCAAAAAGGATTACACCATCGTCATCGTCACCCACAATATGGATCAGGCGCGCCGCGTTGCCGACTACACCGCCTTTTTCTATGTCGATACGACTCAAGGCGGGCGCACCGGCCACTTGATCGAATACGGTCCCACCTACCAACTCTTCGAGAACCCCCTGCACGAAACCACCGCCCGCTATATCCGTGGCGAGTTCAGCTGA
- the pstA gene encoding phosphate ABC transporter permease PstA, which translates to MTISSQPFGHGLDPDTEPAQGTPGRKLGESSPSDRNKPPHPFRRDLTQGRLLIDSGLTILALTLTFLALVPLVSVLALVLTRGGSMLSLELFTDLPPAAGMPGGGLGNALLGTLILVTIASALAVPIGLMAGIYLAEVASPESSIATVVSFAAKVLSGLPSILAGVFAFAVVVLTTGSFSAWAGGVALAILMIPVITLTTAEALRAVPRKLREAAVGMGATRTQTILQVVLPTASSGIFTGIMLAVSRAAGETAPLLFTALFFDYWPEAPFITPIASLAVLIYNFSGVPYPSQIDIAWAASLILVVAALTANIAVRVVAAQAPSTQTRR; encoded by the coding sequence ATGACGATAAGTTCTCAACCGTTCGGTCACGGCCTCGACCCCGACACCGAACCCGCCCAGGGTACCCCCGGCCGAAAGTTAGGTGAATCGTCGCCGTCGGATCGGAACAAGCCGCCTCATCCCTTCCGACGCGACTTAACGCAAGGTCGGCTTCTGATCGACTCTGGCCTGACCATCCTCGCCTTGACGTTGACCTTTCTGGCGTTGGTGCCCTTGGTCTCAGTCCTGGCGTTAGTGCTGACGCGAGGGGGGTCAATGCTCAGTCTCGAGCTGTTCACCGATCTGCCGCCCGCGGCGGGAATGCCGGGCGGAGGGTTGGGCAATGCGCTGTTAGGCACCTTGATTTTGGTGACCATCGCCTCGGCGTTGGCGGTGCCGATTGGCTTGATGGCCGGAATCTATCTGGCCGAGGTTGCCAGTCCCGAGAGTTCGATTGCCACGGTCGTTTCGTTCGCCGCCAAGGTTCTGAGCGGTCTGCCCTCAATTCTGGCGGGCGTGTTCGCCTTCGCGGTGGTGGTGCTGACCACGGGAAGCTTCTCGGCCTGGGCCGGCGGCGTCGCCCTGGCGATCCTGATGATTCCGGTCATCACCCTCACCACTGCCGAAGCCCTCCGCGCGGTACCCCGCAAACTCCGCGAAGCGGCAGTGGGCATGGGGGCCACCCGCACCCAAACCATCCTCCAGGTGGTGCTGCCTACGGCCTCCTCGGGTATCTTCACCGGTATCATGCTGGCGGTGTCGCGGGCCGCGGGGGAAACCGCTCCCCTGCTCTTCACTGCGCTGTTTTTCGACTACTGGCCCGAAGCCCCGTTCATCACCCCGATTGCTTCGCTGGCCGTTCTTATTTACAATTTCTCCGGTGTGCCATATCCCAGCCAGATCGACATTGCCTGGGCCGCCTCGCTGATCCTGGTCGTCGCGGCGCTGACCGCCAACATCGCCGTCCGCGTCGTGGCCGCGCAGGCTCCCTCCACTCAAACGAGACGATGA
- the pstC gene encoding phosphate ABC transporter permease subunit PstC produces MTTTNSPQTRGTLAQPPSTFEKLNDRGFRTLTRLFALAVVLMLVFLVYEITRTAWPALITYGPGFLIGSDWSVAEARFGIWPQIAGTLVSSLLALAMGTLFGVTVAIVLSQSFLPPKLEWLLTNLVQLLAAIPSVVFGLWGLFVIVPLVRPIANSLNETMGWFPLFSTRLSGPGMFPAALVLAIMILPTIASISRDALASVPQRLKEAAYGIGATRWQAILQIIVPTAAPGIFGAIVLGFGRAVGETMAVAMLIGNANTIQWSLFAPGTTLAALLANKFAEADPVVEIPALMAAALALLVITLVINVVGVLILQRASRSLKGIH; encoded by the coding sequence ATGACCACCACCAACTCGCCCCAAACACGAGGCACTCTGGCACAGCCTCCCTCAACCTTTGAGAAGCTTAACGACCGCGGGTTCCGAACGCTGACACGGCTGTTCGCGCTGGCGGTGGTGTTGATGCTGGTTTTTCTGGTTTACGAGATCACCCGCACCGCCTGGCCAGCGCTGATCACCTATGGCCCCGGCTTCCTGATCGGATCGGATTGGAGCGTAGCGGAGGCAAGGTTCGGGATTTGGCCCCAGATCGCCGGTACACTGGTCAGTTCGCTGCTGGCTCTCGCAATGGGAACCCTGTTTGGAGTGACCGTGGCGATCGTGCTGAGTCAGTCGTTTCTGCCGCCCAAGCTGGAATGGTTACTGACCAACTTAGTGCAACTGCTTGCGGCGATTCCCTCGGTGGTGTTCGGGTTGTGGGGGCTGTTCGTGATCGTGCCGTTGGTGCGTCCCATCGCCAACAGTCTCAACGAGACGATGGGCTGGTTTCCTCTTTTCTCGACCCGCTTGAGCGGACCGGGGATGTTCCCCGCAGCGCTGGTGCTGGCGATCATGATCCTGCCCACCATCGCCTCGATTTCGCGCGACGCTCTGGCGTCGGTTCCACAGCGACTCAAAGAGGCCGCCTATGGCATCGGGGCGACCCGCTGGCAAGCCATCTTGCAAATCATCGTACCCACCGCCGCGCCGGGGATCTTCGGCGCGATTGTGTTGGGCTTCGGCCGCGCGGTGGGCGAAACGATGGCCGTGGCGATGCTGATCGGCAACGCCAACACGATCCAATGGTCGCTGTTCGCACCGGGCACCACCCTGGCGGCTCTCCTGGCCAACAAGTTCGCCGAAGCCGATCCAGTCGTGGAGATTCCCGCGTTGATGGCTGCGGCCCTAGCGCTACTGGTAATCACCCTGGTGATCAACGTGGTTGGGGTGCTGATTCTTCAACGGGCGTCGCGGTCGCTCAAGGGGATACATTGA